CGGGCAGGCGGCGAAGATGCCGCAGTATGTGCATACTAACTTCTTCAATGGACTACACGGACGGGGTGTCTCGGTTGCGACAGCAATCAAGATGGCTAACCCAAACCTTACCGTCATTGCAGAAGGTGGGGACGGTGATATGTATGGGGAAGGAGGAAATCATCTGATCCATACCATCAGGCGTAATCCCAATATTGTCCACATTGTGCACAACAATATGGTCTATGGCCTTACCCAGGGGCAAGCCTCCCCGACAAGTCCCCGTGGTTTCAAGACGCCTCTCCAAAATGAGGGTGTGATTCTGGAACCCCTCAACCCGCTCGCCCTTGCCTTGGCCCTCGGGGCCCCGTTTGTAGCTAGGACGTTCGTGGGAAATGCGGAGCTTACCAAAAGGATTATCAAGGAAGCTATCCAGTACAATGGGTATGCCCTCATTGATGTGTTTGACCCCTGTGTTTCGTTCAACAAGGTCAATACCTTCGCCTGGTACAAGGAAAACTCGTATGTACTTGATGAGTCCTACGATTTTTCTGATCGCATGCGCGCTATGGCGAAAGCTTTCGAGCAGGGGCCCTTCCCGTTGGGAATCCTGTATAAAAACCAAGAGCATAAGCCAACGATTGAAGAACAGCTTCCTGCCTATCAGGAGGATAAGAATCCACTCTTTTTGCGAAAACGTTCGGTTTCCGATTTGAATAAGCTAATGGCTTGATTCTGTTACCGCCCGGTTTTCCGGGCGGTTCCTGTTTTACTGGTCAGTTATCCCCTCGATTCCTTTTTTTGTCCGATGGAAGAGGCTGAGGGCAAGAAGGGCCAAGGCCACTCCACAGGTTCCCAGTATCCATTCGATTCGGATTGCATCGCCGAGAGGCCCGAAGAGAAGCATTCCTAGGGGCATTGCAAGCCCGGAAAGGATTGTCTGCAAAGAGAAAACCCTTCCGAGCATGGCCGTTTCGGTGTTCTTCTGGATGATTACGGTGCTGCTGATATTCGTCATAGGGACAAACAGCCCCGAAATAAAAAGGCACAGAAGATACAGCGGAAATGTGGGCATGATGGCCATGAGGATAAAGGTTATCCCGATTGCCAAGAATCCTACCCAATAACTGGTCAGTAGGTTTTTGAATCCACCCCACATCGACATGGCGATTCCCCCGACCATAAACCCTATGGACCAGGCCATTTCGTTTGCCGTAAGGTTCCAGACCAAATTGCCAAAGGTACGCGAAACCATCAAAGGGGTGAGGAAGGCTGCCGGGGAGATCAGGAAGAAGAATATCCCCGAAAAGAAAATGACTATTTTGAGTATGTCATGGTTGTTGGTATAGAGGACTCCAAGTTTCAACTCAGTGAGGAAGTGCTGTTTTTCGGTTGTCCTGACAAATGGTTTGACAGCCACAAAGAGCAATACGACGCTTGCAAGGATTGCCGTTGTCACATCAATGAGCAGGATATTCCCCAGGCTCCAGGAAGTAAGCAGAAAGGCTCCCAGAGCCGGGCTGCCCAGCATGATGATACTGGTTGTTGTAGCCTGCAGGGAATTGAACCGGGTGAGTTTCTCTTCTGAAACAATCTGGGGGATGACTGCGAGAATGCTTGGGTCCTGGATGCCTTCGGCCGCTGATCGTACACCCAGTACAAGGTAAATCAAGAGAAGGGATTCGGTTTTGCCGAGAATCATGTAGACAGCGAGCACAATAGTGGCCAATGCTATGAAAAGGTCACTCGCAATAATAAGGATTTTCCGGTTATACCGGTCTGCAAGAACCCCGCCAAGTGGTGATACAAAAACCAAAGGGAGGCAAATGCAGAGCGTTGCTATGGCCATGACCGAGCCGCTTTGTGTTTCCATGGTCAAATACCAGCTGATGGAATAGCTTACGATCATGGAGCCGAACCGGGACAGGGCTTGGCTCATTAAAAAGAGGATACCGGCTTTTGCTATATGTTTTTCGCTTTGCATGGCCAAACTATTCAGGAAATATATTTTCCAGTCAAGGGGAATGGCTAATTACTACTCTTTTACTTTGATTTCGTTCTGTTCAAGGTTGGTGGCCTTGAAAACGTTCTGTCCTTTTTTATGCATTTCCAAAATGAGTTTCTCAAGTTCCCTCTTTTTACTATAGGGGTCTTCGAATAATTCTTCCTGCATGGGTTTATCCCCTTCATACAACTGGTAGAGGCCAACACCGAGTAGCCGAATGGGGATTCCCTCATGCCACTTTTGGGCAAGCAATTGCTTGGAGTAGCTGAATATCTGCTCGGCACTGTAGATGTTTGCCTTCGGGGTGGTCTGGCAGGTATAGGTAGTAAAGTCGGGGAGTCTGACTTTTATACCAATGGTCCTCCCGATTTGTTTCTCGTCAAGCGACCTGAACATCACCTCATGGCTCATCTGGAGCAAGTATTGTTCCAGTATAGAGGCACTGGATATGTCTTCGTCAAAGGTAATTTCACTTGAAATGGAATGGCTTTTCGCTTCACAGGTAAAGAGCCCAGGATCGATACCCCGTGCCGCGTTATACAGAAAGGATCCCATCGATTGTCCGAAAAGCGACTGCAGGGTACTTTGGGTAAATCCCCTGAGTTGTTCTGTTGTCATGATATGGTGTTTTTCCAGCAAGGCCCTGGTTACTTTCCCGACTCCCCAGAGTTTTTTCAATCCTACGGCATCAATGAACGCAATTTCTTTTCCCGGGGAAACCCTGCACAGTCCATCGGGTTTGTTATAGTCGCTTGCCATTTTTGCTATGAACCGGGAAGGTGCAATCCCAACGGAGATGGTCAAACCGGTTTCTTCGGTTACCTTCTTTTTAAGCAGCATTGCCGCTTCGCGGGGCAGCCCATAGAGCCGGCGGGTCCCGCTCATATCCAAAAAGGCTTCATCGATCGATAATTGCTGGACTTCGGGAGAGAACGTGCGGCAAATCTGCATTATGCCCTTGCTGACTTGGCTGTAGTGTTTCATGTTGGGTTGCACAACGATTGCCGAGGGGCAGAGCCGCAGGGCCTGACCCATGGGCATGGCTGAATGTACCCCGAATTTCCTTGCCGCATAGGATGCGGTAGAAACGACACTTCTTGGCCCCAAACCTCCGATTACCAGACATTTTCCCTTGTATTCGGGATGGTCTCGCTCTTCGATAGCGGCAAAGAAAGCATCCATGTCAACGTGAAAATACACCTTTTCCGTGTTCATATCGATCAAATTCCTGGTGGAACGTAGGTACGTCCTTTTTCCTCTTGGGCACGTAGAATCGTATGATCCAAGAGTGTCTGCACGACTTGCTCAAGAGAATACCCGCACGATTGCATAAGTACCGGGTAGTGGCTGGTAGCAGTCATTCCCGGTAGCGTGTTGATCTCATTGATATACAGTAAACCGTCACTAAAGAAAAAGTCCACCCTGGCATACCCATCCCCTTTGATTGATAAAAAGGCTTTCTTTGCGTAATCGCGGATTGTCTTTTCGGTTTCCCCGTCTAAAGTGGAGGGGATTTGCATATGGGCGGTGTCTATCTGCCCGTATTTGTGTGCATAGGTGAGAAACCCTGCATTTTGTTTTGCCGGGTCGATTACGAGTCCTGGGCCTGCGACGAGAAGCCCTTTGTCTTGTGTGGTAAGGACTGCGCACTCGATTTCTACCATGGGCTCGATCAAACGCTGGAGAAGTACGCATTCACTGAATTTTGCTGCATAGGCTATTGCCGAGAGAAGTGTTTCCCCCGTTGGGGTTTTTAAGGCGGTGACTCCAACCGATGATCCGCTGTTTTCCGGTTTTACCAGTAGGGAGGGCCCCAGTTGTTTGAGAATGCGCGGTAGCGCTATCTCGATGCGGGTAGTGCAGGTGCTGCAAAAGAAATGTTCGCCGAGGAAGGCGGGCAGGCTTGCCCCTTCAACTTCCTTAAGCCAGGCAATTGCGTTGGCATTGAGACTTAAGGTGGGGACCGTAGGGATGCCGGCACTGGCAAACAGCTGTTGGGCAAGTTCCTTATGCATGCCGAGCGCACTTGAAACGGTGTCGCAACCGCATAAAGGTATCTGGGCAAGAAAACAAAGTCCTTGGAGATTCCCGTCTTCCCCTCCCATTCCATGGGTTACCGGAAAGGCTACCTCGATGGGAAGAAGGTTGTTGTTGCAGCTGAACCCAAGACCAGGCAGCACAGTGACGTTTTGTCTCTGATCGATGGTTTCCTGTATCGGTTTGTCTTCCTGTAAATGAAAGGTGCCACTAAGCGAGATGCCTATTGGCAATACCGCATGGCCAAGTTTTTTCAAGATGGTGTATATGTTCTGGGCACTCTTGATCGATACGTTGTGTTCGCTGGAGCGTCCTCCGTAGAGTAGGGCAACATGCATCTGTTGATTCTCCTTTTAGGCTTTCTGATAGGTATGCAAGGCAATTCTGACTTGTTCTTCTTCATTCCAGGGTATTTTACCCTCTGCTCGTTCAATGGAGGTTTCATGGCCTTTTCCCAGAAACAAGAGGGTATCTCCGTTGTGGGAAAGGGAAAAAGCCCGTTCGATTGCTTTTTTTCTATCTGGTATTTTTTCGATGATAAGGTTTTTATCCCCAACTTCTGTAACGAGGCTCAAGAGGTCTGAGAAAATTGCTTCGTTCCCTTCTTTACGGGGGTCTTCCTCGGTGAGGATGAGGATATCGGCATAGGTTGCGGCAATGTAGCCCATGGGGGCTCGTTTACTGGTGTCCCGTTCGCCTGCACAGCCGAAGACGGCGATCAGTTTGCCTCTTTCGTGCTCAGTTGCAAAGGAAGAGAACAATTTTTCATACGCATCGGCGGTATGTGCGAAGTCTATGAAAATTTGCAAGCCAAAGGGGTTTTCGATGGTGTTCATCCTACCTGTAACCGGTTGGAGTTCTTCTAATGAGGGGAAAAGGGTGGTAAATGGGGTATGCAGAAGATAGGAGGCTCCGAGGGCTGCGAGCATGGCGTTGCTTGCAAGGCAGGGCAGTACACAGGAAAGCGCTACTGTTTTGTTTCCTACGGTGCAGAGAACCTGTCCTGCTTCCTTTTTTTCGATGGTGCATTGTATGTCGCGGTGGAGGATACATGCCTCTTTGTCTTTTGTAAGGCAGGAAAGGAAAGCTTGCAGCGAAGGGTTGTCGGTTGTCGATATGAACTTGCCGTTCTTTTTGAGGTTTCTCACTAGGTTGCATTTTGCATCGACATAGGCGCTATGGGTCTTATGGAATTCCATATGCTCACTGGTTACGGTAGTTACGATAGCCACATCATAGGTTAGCGTTGCAAGCCGGTCATATTCTTTGCTTAGTGCATGGCTGGTGCATTCCAAAATCACATGGGTCAGTCCATTGTCTGCACATCGACTGAGGAATTGTTGTAGGGAATCAGCTTCCGGGGTGCTTTGGCGATAGGGTGAGATTTGTTTTTTTTTGCCGTCATCCATGGATACGGTTCCCAGTAATCCTGTCTTTATTCCATGTTTAGTAAGGATTTGATGCAGGTAGTCACAGGTGGTGCTTTTCCCGTCGGTTCCCGTTATTCCTATGAGAATAAGCTTTTTTGCAGGATAATCATAGAAGGCTGCACACATGTTGGCAAAGAGGGAACGGGGATTTGGAGTTTGGAAATAGTAGATTCCCTGTTGTTTGTCCTTGGGTTCTGTTTTGCTGATTATGCAGATTGCACCGTTTTCGATGGCTTGGGGTATATAGTTCTGTCCATCGGTGTGAATGCCGTCAAAGGCAAAAAAGGCGCAATCTGGTTTGCATTGCCTGGAGTCGTAGCAGAGCGAGGTCAAGCAAAGGTTGCTATCGACGATAGATCCGTCCAACCCGGTCGCATTCAGCAAATCTGCAAGCTTTTCCATGTGGCTATGGTAGCAGGGTTGCAAAACCAATGCAACTGATAGTGCAACTGATAGTGGTTTGTTTGTTTTGTTTTTGGTATGCTTGGGTATTATTATGAAAACCTATACATATAAACCCCAAGGGGTCTGTTCCCGTGGTATAACTGTAACTGTGGATGAAAGGAATATCATAACAGATATTCATATTGAAGGTGGTTGTGAGGGTAACCATAGCGGAATTATCGCCCTTTGCCTTGGTCAGGAAGCTTCTGTGGTGGTGACCAAGCTGGAGGGGATAACCTGCGGGAAAAGAAAAACCAGTTGCCCGGACCAGCTGGCAAAGGCTCTCAAGGCAGTTTCATGAAAAAAAGGTTTGTGCTTGGTTGTGTTCTTACATTCTGTCTCGCAAGTCTAGGCTCTTCGCCTTTGGATCGTACCGATCTCAGTTCGATTGGTTCTGGTTCGGCAGGTCTGGCTTTGACTTCCTCAACTTCATTTTTTGCTAATCCTGCTGCGCTTTATTTCCGTGATGTTACCGATTCCTCATTCTATGTGTCGGGTAGCTACAAGGATTATATGGTTCCTACGAACTTTAGCAATGGCGAACCCAATCCCTTTGTCGATAGTCCTGTTTCAGATTTTTGTGTTTCGTTCAGCGGTAGAAGCCTTGCCTTGACTTTGGAATCCCAGACTTCTCTTTCTGATCGTACTGTCTTTGCCGATTATACTACCTATGTAGCAAAGTCGAGCACTTTGTTTCAGCTTGACTGGGCTGTAGGTTCTAATAAAATTGCCTTTGGTCTCAGTCTGAGGGCTGTTTCTTTTTCCGAGCGGTCACCGATTCTTGTCAGGGATGCCTATACTGTCGGGGATTATTTTGTAGAGACTGTCTTGGGTAAGTATGAGACTCTGGAGGAAGATGCCATTGTCTCAGCAGGTCTGGGGCTTCTCTTGAATTATGACTGGTTTAAAATGGGTGTAACCAGTGATGCTTTTGCCTATGCCCAAGGTGATGACTCTTTGGCAATTAGCTCAGAGTCTTTGTTCAAGACTTTACGATGGGGGTTTGCACTCAGTTCCCCGACGTACGACAGTACCAATCAGCTTAATCTTTTTAAAATCGAGTCAGCGCTTGATTTATGTAATATCGGGGATCTTGAAACGAGGGAAGTGCGATTTGGGTTGGATATCAAGTTGCAGCTACTGCCTTTCTGGTCGGTGAGCCTGAATAACGGGTATCGGGAGATTAAGCCTGACATTGGCGATTTCTTTGCAATTGTCCCTGAAAACGGCATCCATACCATTGGCCTCGAAATCCAACTCAATAGGGTCTCTCTTGACCTAGCCTGTTCCATTCCCTTGGATTGGTACCTGGGAACAAAAGATGATGACTCTTCTGTTGCCATTACCTTGGCAATGAGCTTCGCAGTGTAAGAGTGCCGTGGTATTGACACTAAGATTTTACCAGCTTTAAAGCAAGCAATATTTTGTTTTTGGCCTTTATCATCTCCAAATAAATAACACCTCTTTGATTATCGATTACTAGACATGAAGATTTTGTCTGGCTTTATTGCGTCATGAAGGGTGTCTCCTATTTCTAAAATCAAGGACTCATATCCAATATGTTTCCGTAAAGATATACCTGGAAGAAAATAGGAAAAGCAATGATTTTATTCTTTTGCCCTTACCTATGACACTATATGTCATTGGGTATGGGTAATACTGTAAAAACCAGATAGGGAAAAAGTTTGACAAAGTCATTTTGGAAGGCTAGTGTTATGAACAATTAGCAAAGAAATATTTCATATAGCTTTGTTTTGGTAAAGGAAAAATATTAAAAGTGAAAGCTAGAGTTGATATTGCCCATTGTAAAAAAGATGAGAACGATCACTGGGATACTCCCCAGAACTTGATAGATCATTTAGAGAATGTGGCAAGAATGGCTTCAGACTTTTCAGCAGAATTTTGTTCTTCCTCTTGGGGCTATGAGGCCGGTATCAATCACGATACAGGTAAGGGAACAGATGAATGGCAGGAATACATACGTCAGCAAAGTGGTTATGAATCCCCCGACAGTGACGGTAAAAATTCTCGGCTTGATCATTCTTCACCAAGCTCAAAATTAGTAGAGCAGAAAATCCCAGGTATTTCTGGAAGGATTCTTTCCTATCTTATTTCAGGTCATCACACGGGTCTTCCTGATTGGGAAGGCTCCCAGAGTTCATTGCATTTTCGGCTGCAGCAAACAAAAATAGATGGGATTCATGCAGAATACAGGAAATCTGATAATTTGGAGAGCAGGTTGACGCCTCCGTGGCAGTTTCCTACTACTGGCCTTGATATATCTCTTTGGATGCGTATGGTTTTTTCTTCTTTAGTTGATGCTGATTTTTTAGATACTGAGAGCTATATGGATTCTAGTGCCTCTGCTCTGCGTTCAAGCTATCTTCCTTTTTCTGTCTTAATCAGTATGTTTGAACAGTATATGCAAAATTTGGTAACCCAAGTAAGCATAAAAAAGGACACTCCAATATATAAGGTTCGGCAACTGGTTCTTAAAGATTGTAAGAATGCAGCAAAGAAAGCACCAGGGATGTTTTCGTTGACTGTACCTACAGGAGGAGGAAAAACCCTTGCTAGTCTTGCTTTTGCATTAAGTCATATTGAAATTTATGCAAAGAAAAGAATTATTTATGTTATTCCCTACACAAGTATCATTGAACAGACAGCAAATATTTTCAAACAAATTTTCGGTGAGGACCAAGTTATTGAACACCACTCCAACTTTGACATGAGTCTCTCATCCCAAAAGGTTCGCCTTGCTTCTGAAAATTGGGATGCACCGATTATTGTAACAACCAGCGTTCAGTTCCTTGAATCTTTATTCGCTTCCAAGCCTAGCCGTTGCAGAAAGCTGCATAATATTGCAAATAGTGTGGTTATTTTCGATGAGGTACAGCTACTGCCGATAGAATATCTGAAGCCTATTTTAGAAAGTTTGGAATTGATTTGTAGCCATTATAAAACCACAACCCTGTTTTGCACAGCCACACAACCTGCATTTGAAAAACAAGATGATTTTCCACAGTTCCCTGGCTTCGCAAAGGGAAAAGTCAGGGAAATCATACAAGATGTCCCATTTCTGTATAAAGCCTTGAGAAGAGTTGAATTACAGAGTGTAGATATCAATACTATAAGGTCTTTTGAAAGCATCGCTTTTGAACTTACAACATATGAACGAGTTTTGTGTATTGTTTCTGACAGAAAAAGCTGTAGGGAATTGCATGCCTTGATGCCAGTAGGCACGTATCATCTATCTGCTTTGATGTGCCCTGAGCATAGAAGCGATATCATTGCTGAGATTAAGGAAAAGCTCAAAGGGAATGGGCCAGTCAGAGTGATAAGCACCCAGCTTATTGAAGCCGGAGTTGACATAGATTTTCCCGTAGTCTATCGATCCATTGCTGGCTTTGATTCTATTGCTCAGGCAGCAGGGCGTTGTAATAGGGAAGGGGTATTGGAAAAGGGTAAGCTTGTTGTGTTTGTTTCTCCCCGTAGACCTCCTGTTGGTATCCTCCGAAAAGCTACAGATGCATCGATTAGTTTACTAAATGAAGGATTTTATGATTTTCTGGATCCTTCACTATATAGGAATTATTTCTCGCGTTTGTATTGGCTTGCGAATTCTTTCGATGCTAAAGGTATCGTTGATTTGCTAGAAATTTCTGACCCTAAGAACCTGGGGATCCAGTTCAGGACAGCATCAGAACAATGCAAAATTATTGATGATAGTAATATGGTAAGTATTTTTGTTCCTTACTGTAAAGGTTCCAAATTACTCGAAGAACTTACTTCAGGTGGGCCCTATGAAAAAGATAACAAAAACTACAGGGCGATTTTTCGAAAATTACAGCGATATTCAGTTTCAATCTACAAAAATGAATATACAAAACTTCTGCGACGAGGCTCACTAGTTGAAGTGTTTCCTGAAGTTTATGCATTAAATAGTATGGTTGAATATGATTTTCAAAAAGGGCTTTTGGTGGATGAGACTTGCCAAAACCCTGAAACTTTTATGGTTTGAATGGAGGATACCGATGGACGATTGGATATTGGAAGTGTGGGGTGATTATGCTTGTTTTACTCGTCCTGAAATGAAAGTCGAACGAGTAAGCTACGATGTTATAACACCTTCAGCTGCTAGGGCTATTTTTGAGGCGATTTTTTGGAAACCTGCTATCGTTTGGCATATTACCAAGATAGAAGTATTGAATCCTATAAAATGGGTTTCGGTGCGGAGAAATGAAATCGGGAAAATCGCTTCTATGCCTTCAAAATCCCAAATGGAAGGGACTGTAGAAGAAATGCCGGAGATTATCATTGAAGAGAATAGGCAACAACGCGCAAGTATGATTCTATGTGATGTTCATTATAGGATCCATGCTTATTTTGAATATTTACCTCCTGAAGTACGAAATACTACTTCCAGTGAATCTGAAGACGATAGGACAGACGAATCGCCTGCAAAGTATGCTGCAATGTTTGATAGAAGAGCTCGGAAGGGACAGTATTTTCATCATCCCTATTTAGGGTGTCGAGAGTTCGCTTGTTATTTTAGTCTTATCGATTCTTCAACTTCTAGTCAGGGGAAAAAGCCAATTGCAACAGACCAAGATTTAGGTTGGATGCTTTATGATATGGATTTTTCTAAAAATGATTTTCCAACACCTACATTCTTTAAAGCACGAATGGTCCAAGGTTGTATTGATACCGATGCACGAACTTTGGAGGTCCTCTCATGATACTACAAGCTTTGTCGGAGTATTATTATCGCCTGGATGGAAATGGAAAAGATCTAATCGCTCCATTAGGTTGGGAAAAAAAGGAAATTCCGTTTATATTTGTCTTGGATGAACAGGGATCTCTTTTAAATGTGGAAGATACAAGGGAGGGGGAAGGCAATAAAAAACTTGCCAAGACCTTTCTAGTCCCTCAAGGAGTCAAGAAAACATCAGGTGTTGCAGCAAATCTTCTATGGGATACTGTTGGTTATGTCACGGGGTATCTAGATACAAAAAAAATGTCCGAGACTCAGGCAAAAAAGAAAATCGAAAGACTACCCAAAGAACATCAAGCTTTCATTGAACGCATAGAAACAGAACTGATTGACTCGCCCAAAAAGAGTGCCTTGATTCATTTCCTACATTCGATAAGTTTGGACGATCTTCGTAGCTTTCCTTGCTGGGAAGAGATTGCAGTGGTTAACCCCAACGTTAGTTTTCGTTTTTCTCAAGATCTTCAGTTGTACTGCCAGAACAATGAAGTAAAGAAGGCTTTGGCTAAGATCGAACCGAAAAAAAATGATGCAACTCAGCAGGTATGCTTGGTTTCTGGTGAAAAGGATAGCATCTGTACTTTACATACAGCCATCAAAGGGGTGTATGGTGCCCAGTCTTCTGGTGCAAATATTGTTTCCTTCAACCTCTCACCTTTCAATTCATATGGCAAAAAACAAGGTGAGAATGCTCCTATTAGTGAAAAAGCAATGTTTACCTATACTACTGCTTTAAATACCTTGTTAGGAAAAAACTCAAAACAAAGAATGCAGATTGGGGATGCCTCAACAGTGTTTTGGGCAGGTAGGATGAATCAATTTGAAAAAGATTTCCTAAAATTTTTCGCAGAACCTTCAAAGGATGATCCGAATGCAAATACCCAAAGTATTCGAAGTCTGATGGATTCACCTAAGACTGGTGAATATTATGCTGATTCCTGTGAAGACCCCTTTTATGTCCTAGGTCTTTCTCCTAATGCGGCACGAATTTCTATCCGGTTTTGGTTTAATGGCATAGTTTCGGATTTTTCTAAAAGAATTAGGGTATATTTTGAGGATCTTGCAATTGTGAAGCCGCCGAACGAACCGGAATATTATTCAATATGGCGTCTTTTGGTCAATATTGCTGTCCAAGGAAAAAGTGAAAACATTCCACCGAATATTTCATCTGACTTTATGCGTTCAATACTTATGGGAACTCCCTATCCGCAGAGTCTACTGCAAATGACTTTACGGAGAATAAAAAATGATGGGGAAAACAGGGTTCCCCCTGTTAGGGCAGCATTGCTTAAAGCAATTTTAAATAGGAATTTACGATTATATCCAAAACAAAATCAAAAGGAGTTAGATATGTCACTAGATATCGATCAACCTTCGATAGGGTATCAGCTAGGGCGTTTGTTTTCAACACTAACCAAGATTCAGGAAGAAGCAAACCCAGGGATAAATGCGAGTATCGCTGATAGGTATTACGGGTCGGCGTGTAGCACCCCTGTATCTGTTTTTGGAACATTGATGCGCTTAATGCGACACCACCTGGCGAAAATCGAGAATCCAGGAAGAAGAATCCAACTTGAACGGCAGATAAATGAGATTGTAAGTCATATTGATGAATTTCCTGCACATCTCAATCTGAATGAACAGGGAAGGTTTGCAGTTGGTTATTATCACCAGCGACAAGCTTTTTTCACAAAAAAAGAAACTGAATTGTCTGATAAATAGGAGGTTTGAAATGGAATTGCAAAAGCGTTATGACTTCATTCTGTTATTTGATGTACGTGATGGTAACCCCAACGGAGACCCTGATGCTGGTAACTTGCCAAGGATTGATCCTGAAACTGGCAATGGTTTGGTGACAGATGTCTGTATCAAACGGAAAATTCGTAATTATGTAGATATCGTCAAAGGAA
The sequence above is a segment of the Sphaerochaeta pleomorpha str. Grapes genome. Coding sequences within it:
- a CDS encoding TIGR03905 family TSCPD domain-containing protein, encoding MKTYTYKPQGVCSRGITVTVDERNIITDIHIEGGCEGNHSGIIALCLGQEASVVVTKLEGITCGKRKTSCPDQLAKALKAVS
- a CDS encoding MFS transporter, producing MQSEKHIAKAGILFLMSQALSRFGSMIVSYSISWYLTMETQSGSVMAIATLCICLPLVFVSPLGGVLADRYNRKILIIASDLFIALATIVLAVYMILGKTESLLLIYLVLGVRSAAEGIQDPSILAVIPQIVSEEKLTRFNSLQATTTSIIMLGSPALGAFLLTSWSLGNILLIDVTTAILASVVLLFVAVKPFVRTTEKQHFLTELKLGVLYTNNHDILKIVIFFSGIFFFLISPAAFLTPLMVSRTFGNLVWNLTANEMAWSIGFMVGGIAMSMWGGFKNLLTSYWVGFLAIGITFILMAIMPTFPLYLLCLFISGLFVPMTNISSTVIIQKNTETAMLGRVFSLQTILSGLAMPLGMLLFGPLGDAIRIEWILGTCGVALALLALSLFHRTKKGIEGITDQ
- the dinB gene encoding DNA polymerase IV, coding for MNTEKVYFHVDMDAFFAAIEERDHPEYKGKCLVIGGLGPRSVVSTASYAARKFGVHSAMPMGQALRLCPSAIVVQPNMKHYSQVSKGIMQICRTFSPEVQQLSIDEAFLDMSGTRRLYGLPREAAMLLKKKVTEETGLTISVGIAPSRFIAKMASDYNKPDGLCRVSPGKEIAFIDAVGLKKLWGVGKVTRALLEKHHIMTTEQLRGFTQSTLQSLFGQSMGSFLYNAARGIDPGLFTCEAKSHSISSEITFDEDISSASILEQYLLQMSHEVMFRSLDEKQIGRTIGIKVRLPDFTTYTCQTTPKANIYSAEQIFSYSKQLLAQKWHEGIPIRLLGVGLYQLYEGDKPMQEELFEDPYSKKRELEKLILEMHKKGQNVFKATNLEQNEIKVKE
- a CDS encoding Mur ligase family protein is translated as MEKLADLLNATGLDGSIVDSNLCLTSLCYDSRQCKPDCAFFAFDGIHTDGQNYIPQAIENGAICIISKTEPKDKQQGIYYFQTPNPRSLFANMCAAFYDYPAKKLILIGITGTDGKSTTCDYLHQILTKHGIKTGLLGTVSMDDGKKKQISPYRQSTPEADSLQQFLSRCADNGLTHVILECTSHALSKEYDRLATLTYDVAIVTTVTSEHMEFHKTHSAYVDAKCNLVRNLKKNGKFISTTDNPSLQAFLSCLTKDKEACILHRDIQCTIEKKEAGQVLCTVGNKTVALSCVLPCLASNAMLAALGASYLLHTPFTTLFPSLEELQPVTGRMNTIENPFGLQIFIDFAHTADAYEKLFSSFATEHERGKLIAVFGCAGERDTSKRAPMGYIAATYADILILTEEDPRKEGNEAIFSDLLSLVTEVGDKNLIIEKIPDRKKAIERAFSLSHNGDTLLFLGKGHETSIERAEGKIPWNEEEQVRIALHTYQKA
- the cas5c gene encoding type I-C CRISPR-associated protein Cas5c, translated to MDDWILEVWGDYACFTRPEMKVERVSYDVITPSAARAIFEAIFWKPAIVWHITKIEVLNPIKWVSVRRNEIGKIASMPSKSQMEGTVEEMPEIIIEENRQQRASMILCDVHYRIHAYFEYLPPEVRNTTSSESEDDRTDESPAKYAAMFDRRARKGQYFHHPYLGCREFACYFSLIDSSTSSQGKKPIATDQDLGWMLYDMDFSKNDFPTPTFFKARMVQGCIDTDARTLEVLS
- a CDS encoding thiamine pyrophosphate-dependent enzyme produces the protein MKQTRFDYTKNSDIAWCPGCGNYALLPLLKQSLEDLDMDPKNLVISSGIGQAAKMPQYVHTNFFNGLHGRGVSVATAIKMANPNLTVIAEGGDGDMYGEGGNHLIHTIRRNPNIVHIVHNNMVYGLTQGQASPTSPRGFKTPLQNEGVILEPLNPLALALALGAPFVARTFVGNAELTKRIIKEAIQYNGYALIDVFDPCVSFNKVNTFAWYKENSYVLDESYDFSDRMRAMAKAFEQGPFPLGILYKNQEHKPTIEEQLPAYQEDKNPLFLRKRSVSDLNKLMA
- a CDS encoding D-alanine--D-alanine ligase, with amino-acid sequence MHVALLYGGRSSEHNVSIKSAQNIYTILKKLGHAVLPIGISLSGTFHLQEDKPIQETIDQRQNVTVLPGLGFSCNNNLLPIEVAFPVTHGMGGEDGNLQGLCFLAQIPLCGCDTVSSALGMHKELAQQLFASAGIPTVPTLSLNANAIAWLKEVEGASLPAFLGEHFFCSTCTTRIEIALPRILKQLGPSLLVKPENSGSSVGVTALKTPTGETLLSAIAYAAKFSECVLLQRLIEPMVEIECAVLTTQDKGLLVAGPGLVIDPAKQNAGFLTYAHKYGQIDTAHMQIPSTLDGETEKTIRDYAKKAFLSIKGDGYARVDFFFSDGLLYINEINTLPGMTATSHYPVLMQSCGYSLEQVVQTLLDHTILRAQEEKGRTYVPPGI
- a CDS encoding CRISPR-associated helicase/endonuclease Cas3, coding for MKARVDIAHCKKDENDHWDTPQNLIDHLENVARMASDFSAEFCSSSWGYEAGINHDTGKGTDEWQEYIRQQSGYESPDSDGKNSRLDHSSPSSKLVEQKIPGISGRILSYLISGHHTGLPDWEGSQSSLHFRLQQTKIDGIHAEYRKSDNLESRLTPPWQFPTTGLDISLWMRMVFSSLVDADFLDTESYMDSSASALRSSYLPFSVLISMFEQYMQNLVTQVSIKKDTPIYKVRQLVLKDCKNAAKKAPGMFSLTVPTGGGKTLASLAFALSHIEIYAKKRIIYVIPYTSIIEQTANIFKQIFGEDQVIEHHSNFDMSLSSQKVRLASENWDAPIIVTTSVQFLESLFASKPSRCRKLHNIANSVVIFDEVQLLPIEYLKPILESLELICSHYKTTTLFCTATQPAFEKQDDFPQFPGFAKGKVREIIQDVPFLYKALRRVELQSVDINTIRSFESIAFELTTYERVLCIVSDRKSCRELHALMPVGTYHLSALMCPEHRSDIIAEIKEKLKGNGPVRVISTQLIEAGVDIDFPVVYRSIAGFDSIAQAAGRCNREGVLEKGKLVVFVSPRRPPVGILRKATDASISLLNEGFYDFLDPSLYRNYFSRLYWLANSFDAKGIVDLLEISDPKNLGIQFRTASEQCKIIDDSNMVSIFVPYCKGSKLLEELTSGGPYEKDNKNYRAIFRKLQRYSVSIYKNEYTKLLRRGSLVEVFPEVYALNSMVEYDFQKGLLVDETCQNPETFMV